In Streptomyces sp. NBC_00448, the following are encoded in one genomic region:
- a CDS encoding phytanoyl-CoA dioxygenase family protein — translation MAPQSPYRAASEFPYYSPDGESYLSPVPLRDLRKTQKLRVLSEEDFAFWQKYGYVVVEQAIPATAAQELLDFAWDFQGLDPARPETWYEEREFRTDLERELHIYGFVEAYHHQLIWNSRQAQRVYDAFVDVWDCEELWVTQDRLNLNPPNIKNRDRALIAPTERGFDIRLHWDIDSTLDVLPQRVQGIIALADTKPDMGGFQCCPELFHRFEEWKTTQPQDRDPIRPAIDTDEFPIVRPDLRAGDLLIWNGSLAHGVAPNTSTDWVRSAQYLSMMPALESHEELRRSRVESWRTLGTPEWNKTLVGDATRHESLRYDTAELTELGEKLLGLRSWHPQGADTAARQDAQPAAGE, via the coding sequence TTGGCGCCTCAGAGCCCTTACCGGGCCGCATCGGAGTTCCCGTACTACAGCCCGGACGGCGAGAGCTATCTCTCCCCGGTACCGCTGCGGGACCTGCGCAAGACGCAAAAGCTTCGCGTGCTGTCGGAAGAGGACTTCGCCTTCTGGCAGAAGTACGGCTATGTGGTGGTCGAGCAGGCGATACCCGCGACCGCCGCACAGGAACTGCTCGACTTCGCCTGGGACTTCCAGGGCCTCGACCCCGCCCGGCCGGAAACCTGGTACGAGGAGCGGGAGTTCCGCACCGACCTCGAACGCGAGCTGCACATCTACGGCTTCGTCGAGGCGTACCACCACCAGCTCATCTGGAACAGCCGGCAGGCGCAGCGGGTCTACGACGCGTTCGTCGACGTCTGGGACTGCGAGGAGCTGTGGGTCACCCAGGACCGGCTCAACCTCAACCCGCCGAACATCAAGAACCGCGACCGCGCGCTGATCGCGCCCACCGAGCGCGGCTTCGACATCCGGCTGCACTGGGACATCGACAGCACCCTCGACGTGCTGCCGCAGCGGGTCCAGGGGATCATCGCGCTCGCCGACACCAAGCCGGACATGGGCGGCTTCCAGTGCTGCCCCGAGCTCTTCCACCGGTTCGAGGAGTGGAAGACGACGCAGCCGCAGGACCGTGACCCGATCCGCCCCGCCATCGACACCGACGAGTTCCCGATCGTCCGCCCGGACCTGCGCGCCGGGGACCTGCTGATCTGGAACGGCTCGCTGGCGCACGGCGTCGCGCCCAACACCTCCACCGACTGGGTGCGGTCCGCGCAGTACCTGTCGATGATGCCCGCGCTGGAGTCGCACGAGGAACTGCGCCGCTCCCGCGTCGAGTCCTGGCGCACGCTCGGCACGCCGGAGTGGAACAAGACGCTCGTCGGCGACGCGACCAGGCACGAGTCGCTCCGCTACGACACCGCCGAGCTCACCGAACTCGGCGAGAAGCTGCTCGGCCTGCGGTCCTGGCACCCGCAGGGCGCCGACACCGCGGCCCGCCAGGACGCCCAGCCGGCGGCCGGAGAGTAG
- a CDS encoding glycoside hydrolase family 3 protein, protein MSTSKQSNELRALALSVLQPGFVGTEAPDWVLRAIADGLSSVVLFSRNIASPQQVARLTAQLRAENASLIIAIDEEAGDVTRIESSTGSTRPGSFALGAVDDVTLTEAVSRDLARELHAAGVSLDYAPSVDVNSNPDNPIIGVRSFGVEPDRVARHAAAWVRGLQSGGVAACAKHFPGHGDVAVDSHHGLPSYDADLDTIAAQALPPFRAAIEAGVRAVMSGHLLVPAYDPHVPATLSSRILDGLLRKELGFDGLIVTDAIEMGAVTDRYGIDGATVRAIAAGADAICVGGEHAGEDTFELLAGALTGAVRSGGLTEARLAEASRRVREFADWSSGLARAVPVDPVSGDIGFTAARRAIRVSGPADTALPLPAAPHVVELVPSTNLAIGKETPWGVAVPLRERLPGTTFVRVHPQQLTDHPAVLDEHALAPAAGRPLVVVVRDAARNKWMGKALTDLTEARPDAVVVEMGLPDDSGAGAVRVFTHGATAASGVAAAEVLAGVPTR, encoded by the coding sequence GTGTCCACCAGCAAGCAGAGCAACGAGTTGCGAGCTCTCGCGCTCTCCGTCCTCCAGCCGGGATTCGTCGGCACGGAGGCACCGGACTGGGTGCTGCGGGCCATCGCTGACGGTCTGTCATCCGTCGTGCTCTTCTCCCGCAATATCGCCTCGCCCCAGCAGGTCGCCCGGTTGACCGCCCAACTACGCGCGGAGAACGCGTCGTTGATCATCGCGATCGACGAGGAGGCGGGCGACGTCACCCGGATCGAGTCGTCCACCGGCTCCACCCGGCCGGGCAGCTTCGCGCTCGGCGCGGTCGACGACGTCACGCTGACCGAGGCCGTCTCCCGCGACCTGGCCCGCGAGTTGCACGCCGCCGGGGTGAGCCTCGACTACGCGCCCAGCGTGGACGTCAACTCCAACCCGGACAACCCGATCATCGGGGTCAGGTCCTTCGGCGTCGAACCCGACCGGGTGGCCCGGCATGCCGCCGCCTGGGTCCGCGGCCTCCAGTCGGGCGGCGTCGCCGCCTGCGCCAAGCACTTCCCCGGGCACGGCGACGTCGCCGTCGACTCCCACCACGGCCTGCCCAGTTACGACGCGGACCTCGACACCATCGCCGCGCAGGCGCTGCCGCCGTTCCGGGCCGCGATCGAGGCGGGCGTGCGCGCGGTGATGAGCGGGCACCTGCTGGTGCCGGCCTACGACCCGCACGTCCCGGCCACCCTCAGCAGCCGCATCCTGGACGGCCTGCTCCGCAAGGAACTCGGCTTCGACGGCCTGATCGTCACCGACGCGATCGAGATGGGCGCGGTCACCGACCGGTACGGCATCGACGGCGCCACGGTACGGGCGATCGCGGCCGGTGCCGACGCCATCTGCGTCGGCGGGGAGCACGCCGGCGAGGACACCTTCGAGCTGCTCGCCGGTGCGCTCACCGGTGCCGTCCGCTCCGGCGGTCTGACCGAGGCCCGGCTGGCCGAAGCGTCGCGGCGGGTACGGGAGTTCGCCGACTGGTCGAGCGGACTGGCCCGCGCGGTGCCGGTCGACCCGGTCAGCGGCGACATCGGCTTCACCGCCGCCCGGCGCGCGATACGGGTCAGCGGTCCCGCGGACACGGCGCTGCCGCTGCCCGCCGCGCCGCACGTGGTGGAGCTGGTGCCGTCCACCAACCTGGCGATCGGCAAGGAGACCCCCTGGGGCGTCGCCGTACCGCTGCGCGAGCGCCTGCCCGGAACCACCTTCGTCCGGGTGCACCCGCAGCAGCTGACCGACCACCCCGCGGTCCTCGACGAGCACGCCCTCGCGCCCGCCGCCGGCCGCCCGCTGGTCGTCGTCGTCCGGGACGCGGCGCGCAACAAGTGGATGGGCAAGGCCCTGACCGACCTCACCGAGGCACGTCCGGACGCGGTCGTGGTCGAGATGGGGCTGCCGGACGACTCCGGGGCCGGTGCGGTCCGGGTCTTCACGCACGGCGCCACCGCGGCGTCCGGTGTGGCCGCGGCCGAGGTACTCGCCGGCGTCCCCACCCGGTAA